The following are encoded in a window of Rubritalea squalenifaciens DSM 18772 genomic DNA:
- the bamA gene encoding outer membrane protein assembly factor BamA, whose amino-acid sequence MNYFYQTASRWVSAAVCSLLALCMLASTVHGQDFSGKTINSISIRYAGSKNVDEARVRNMMSVKTGQKYSAEKLDDDIRSLVESGLIDDVRILAEEQGNGVGLTFVVETKPRLAGVGFEGNVALQDKEKMAEATKIKVGVPLSDAAIFEARKNLQEYYQGYGYPEVAIDHRLQKTDRAGYADLIFVIQEGSKNEVRKIRFEGNNAFPDHKLENQMKTKEKGLLSFLTKSGRIDLDQLAEDEEAVLEFYRDNGYLRVRSTGFQRVPVKGGRVDLVMTINEGARYTVNSVGFGKMSVFTAEEMGKVLTLNAGDSYSSKKMRQDITTIRSYYGSRGYADAEVNPDIRNAGPNSVNIIYRVIEGSRYKVGRVTIEGNNVTKDKVIRREIPLKPGDNFNTVDLETTRKRLRGLNYFNNVYAEGEPSGQRGYRDINVLVNEKKTGSVQFGLGFSSIDSIVGYINLEQTNFDITDPWSFTGGGQRFGMNLRLGTERRDFKISLVEPWFLGQRLSLGGELFYRDQLYLSDEYDQRDFGGAVFLRKPLSSKSYVRGEYRLQKIRIDVEDDVAPTSVFQEFDGDYVRSSLGLTYVYDSRDAQVTPRSGHKFEAGLDVAGQFLGGDVDTITLNIEGSKHWNLWFDSILTLRGRASVVESDGVTPIFDRQFLGGARDLRGFEYRDIGPRDTGVGNTNEVYGGDTAAYATVEWSFPIVETVRGAIFYDTGFVNEDSWDFGPDDLYSDAGVGLRLNIPAIGPLALDYAVPVSSPDDESDQGGQFNFYLDFAF is encoded by the coding sequence ATGAATTACTTCTATCAAACGGCATCCCGTTGGGTCTCTGCCGCTGTGTGTAGCTTGCTTGCTCTGTGCATGTTGGCCAGCACGGTGCACGGGCAAGACTTCTCCGGAAAGACGATCAACTCCATCTCTATCCGTTACGCTGGGTCCAAGAATGTGGACGAAGCACGCGTGCGTAACATGATGTCTGTAAAGACTGGCCAGAAATACAGTGCTGAAAAGCTGGATGATGACATCCGCTCCCTCGTAGAGAGTGGCCTGATCGATGACGTGCGCATCCTGGCGGAAGAGCAAGGCAATGGCGTAGGCCTAACCTTCGTGGTGGAAACCAAGCCTCGTCTCGCCGGTGTAGGGTTCGAAGGCAACGTGGCTCTCCAGGACAAGGAGAAGATGGCTGAGGCTACCAAGATCAAGGTAGGTGTGCCACTCAGTGACGCGGCGATCTTTGAAGCCCGCAAGAACCTGCAGGAGTACTACCAGGGCTACGGCTATCCTGAGGTGGCTATCGACCACCGCTTGCAGAAGACTGACCGTGCCGGTTATGCTGATTTGATTTTCGTGATTCAGGAAGGTTCCAAAAACGAGGTCCGCAAGATCCGCTTCGAGGGCAACAACGCGTTCCCTGACCACAAGCTGGAGAACCAGATGAAGACCAAGGAAAAAGGTCTCCTCTCCTTCCTTACCAAGTCCGGCCGTATCGATCTGGACCAGCTCGCTGAAGACGAAGAGGCTGTGCTCGAGTTCTACCGTGACAATGGTTACCTCCGCGTGCGCAGCACTGGTTTCCAGCGTGTGCCAGTCAAGGGTGGTCGCGTGGATCTCGTGATGACTATCAACGAAGGCGCCCGCTACACCGTGAATAGCGTGGGCTTCGGCAAGATGAGCGTCTTCACTGCTGAGGAAATGGGCAAGGTACTTACCCTGAATGCTGGTGACAGCTACTCTTCCAAGAAGATGCGCCAGGACATCACCACCATCCGCAGCTACTACGGCTCCCGTGGTTATGCCGATGCCGAGGTGAATCCGGACATCCGCAACGCTGGTCCAAACAGCGTGAACATCATTTACCGCGTGATCGAAGGTTCACGCTATAAAGTAGGCCGCGTGACCATCGAAGGTAACAACGTGACCAAAGACAAGGTGATCCGCCGTGAGATCCCGCTCAAGCCGGGTGACAACTTCAACACCGTGGACCTGGAAACCACTCGCAAGCGTCTCCGTGGTCTGAACTACTTCAACAACGTCTACGCTGAAGGTGAGCCAAGTGGCCAGAGAGGCTACCGTGACATCAACGTGCTGGTAAACGAGAAGAAGACTGGCTCCGTCCAGTTCGGTCTCGGGTTCAGCTCCATCGACAGCATCGTAGGTTACATTAACCTCGAGCAGACCAACTTCGATATCACTGATCCATGGAGCTTCACCGGTGGTGGTCAGCGCTTCGGCATGAACCTCCGTCTTGGTACCGAGCGTCGTGACTTCAAGATCTCTCTCGTGGAGCCATGGTTCCTCGGTCAGCGTCTCTCCCTCGGTGGTGAGCTCTTCTACCGCGACCAGCTCTACCTTTCCGACGAGTACGACCAGCGCGACTTCGGTGGTGCGGTCTTCCTCCGCAAGCCTCTCAGCAGCAAATCCTACGTCCGTGGTGAGTACAGACTGCAGAAAATCCGCATCGATGTGGAAGATGATGTGGCTCCGACTTCTGTCTTCCAGGAGTTCGATGGCGACTATGTACGTAGCTCCCTCGGTCTGACTTATGTTTACGACAGCCGCGACGCTCAGGTGACTCCACGCAGTGGTCACAAGTTCGAAGCAGGTCTGGACGTAGCCGGTCAGTTCCTCGGTGGCGATGTGGATACCATCACTCTGAATATCGAAGGCTCCAAGCACTGGAACCTCTGGTTCGACAGTATCCTCACTCTTCGTGGCCGCGCTTCCGTGGTAGAGTCCGATGGTGTGACTCCGATCTTTGACCGCCAGTTCCTCGGTGGTGCCCGTGACCTCCGCGGTTTCGAATACCGCGACATCGGTCCACGTGACACTGGTGTAGGTAACACGAACGAAGTTTACGGTGGTGATACCGCTGCCTACGCGACCGTCGAGTGGTCCTTCCCGATCGTGGAAACAGTCCGTGGTGCGATCTTCTACGACACAGGTTTCGTCAACGAGGACAGCTGGGACTTCGGTCCGGATGATCTCTACAGCGATGCTGGTGTTGGTCTCCGCCTGAACATCCCGGCAATCGGCCCACTGGCTCTCGACTACGCGGTGCCAGTTTCCTCTCCGGATGATGAGTCTGACCAAGGTGGTCAGTTCAACTTCTACCTCGACTTCGCATTCTAA
- a CDS encoding cation:proton antiporter: MELLDIAAVLLSLAGLFAYVNHRWIKLPTTIGIMLISLGLSLGLLLLGQVWGYMDDFADHFVGLIDFNETLMEGMLSYLLFAGALHVNMTDLKKQRKLVAVMASVGVVVTTFLVGSAAYFLFGLLGIDIPYIWCLVFGSLIAPTDPVAVLGILKTAGAPKSLETKITGESLFNDGVGVVVYLALLGFAGVGGHAESHDSPVMEVVKLFAMEAGGGILLGALLGGIAYYMLKSIDNYHVEVLLTLALVTAGYRLAMAMHISGPLAMVVAGLMIGNHARETAMSTRTRKYVDTFWEIIDEVLNAVLFLIIGLEIFLLEFSGAALLAGVILIPITLAVRYMSVLVPVSVMRSRREFTPGVEKILTWGGIRGGISVALALAIPQSAGVAREIILIATYVIVIFSISVQGLTLKGLIARCIGDKAVTKSPSH, from the coding sequence ATGGAGTTACTCGATATTGCTGCCGTATTGCTGAGTTTGGCTGGTCTATTCGCCTATGTAAATCATAGATGGATCAAACTGCCGACGACGATTGGTATTATGTTGATATCTCTGGGCTTGAGCCTGGGGCTTTTGCTGCTCGGCCAGGTGTGGGGCTACATGGATGATTTTGCGGACCATTTCGTGGGATTGATTGATTTTAATGAGACTCTGATGGAGGGGATGCTGAGCTACCTGCTCTTTGCCGGTGCCCTGCATGTGAACATGACGGACCTGAAGAAGCAGCGGAAGCTGGTGGCGGTGATGGCGAGTGTGGGTGTGGTGGTGACGACCTTCCTGGTGGGAAGTGCCGCGTATTTCTTGTTCGGCCTATTAGGCATCGATATCCCGTATATTTGGTGTCTTGTTTTTGGTTCGCTTATAGCACCAACGGATCCGGTGGCCGTACTGGGTATTTTGAAAACAGCGGGGGCTCCTAAGTCCCTGGAAACCAAGATTACCGGGGAATCTCTCTTCAATGACGGCGTAGGCGTGGTCGTCTATCTGGCCCTGCTGGGCTTTGCGGGAGTCGGTGGTCATGCGGAGAGTCATGACAGCCCGGTGATGGAGGTGGTGAAGCTTTTCGCGATGGAGGCCGGCGGAGGTATCCTGCTGGGAGCGCTGCTGGGTGGCATTGCCTACTACATGCTCAAGAGCATCGATAACTACCACGTGGAGGTGCTTCTCACGCTGGCGCTGGTGACGGCGGGTTACCGTCTGGCGATGGCGATGCACATTTCCGGTCCGCTGGCGATGGTGGTGGCTGGTCTGATGATCGGCAACCATGCCCGTGAGACGGCGATGAGTACGCGCACCCGCAAGTACGTGGATACTTTCTGGGAGATCATTGACGAGGTGCTCAATGCGGTGCTCTTCCTGATCATTGGTCTGGAGATCTTCTTGCTGGAGTTCAGCGGAGCGGCGCTGCTGGCGGGCGTGATCCTGATTCCTATCACTCTAGCTGTTCGCTATATGTCTGTGCTTGTACCAGTTAGCGTGATGCGTAGTAGGCGGGAGTTTACGCCCGGAGTGGAGAAGATCCTGACCTGGGGCGGCATCCGTGGAGGGATTTCCGTGGCGCTGGCGCTGGCGATCCCGCAGAGTGCCGGAGTGGCGCGTGAGATCATTCTGATAGCTACCTACGTGATCGTGATTTTCTCCATCTCGGTGCAGGGTTTGACCCTGAAAGGGCTGATCGCACGCTGCATTGGTGACAAGGCCGTCACGAAATCGCCTTCCCACTAG
- a CDS encoding DUF3472 domain-containing protein, with the protein MKPTHALLALLPLISPLTAAEDLCAQPSPKEMADELGIKLPRSPWHVANIFWTLEEDVKNFESFSQTITVDRDVPDTYNLYISPVGNSKINGLQFYGGIQTNVNGWDNKESRTRVHRGHGAIFSRWSHDQKTPIGLEHVQTADPSCLVESAGYEGEFASVRRPIKWGKGTWTYEVRKAETDEQKNTWFECRIKSPDGTWTPVGKLRFEGDSFTFSKNLSAFVEVYSTAKIRRSNIPKVNVTFGWPQINGKPAKVKKSTAFYPNKPPQASPDCAKISAKGENTLVEVGPIFKRDPKTRSHKLEHTAPKAE; encoded by the coding sequence ATGAAACCTACTCATGCACTCCTTGCTCTCCTCCCGCTGATCTCTCCGCTCACCGCCGCTGAAGATCTCTGCGCCCAGCCATCACCAAAGGAAATGGCCGATGAACTCGGCATCAAACTGCCTCGCTCTCCTTGGCACGTCGCTAACATCTTCTGGACTCTCGAAGAAGACGTCAAAAATTTTGAATCCTTCTCCCAGACCATCACCGTGGACAGGGATGTCCCCGATACCTACAACCTCTATATCTCTCCAGTCGGCAACAGCAAGATCAACGGCCTGCAGTTCTACGGCGGCATCCAGACCAACGTCAACGGATGGGACAACAAGGAATCCCGCACCCGCGTCCACCGTGGTCACGGCGCCATCTTCTCCCGTTGGTCCCATGACCAGAAAACCCCCATCGGCCTGGAGCACGTCCAGACAGCCGACCCATCCTGTCTGGTAGAGAGTGCCGGCTATGAAGGCGAGTTCGCCAGCGTTCGCCGCCCGATCAAGTGGGGCAAAGGCACCTGGACCTACGAAGTGCGCAAGGCCGAGACTGACGAGCAAAAGAACACCTGGTTCGAGTGCCGCATCAAATCCCCGGACGGCACATGGACACCGGTCGGAAAACTCCGCTTCGAGGGAGACAGCTTCACCTTCAGCAAAAACCTCTCCGCTTTCGTCGAGGTCTACAGCACCGCCAAGATCCGCCGCTCTAACATCCCGAAAGTCAACGTCACCTTCGGCTGGCCTCAAATCAACGGCAAGCCCGCCAAGGTCAAGAAGAGCACCGCCTTTTACCCGAACAAGCCCCCACAGGCCTCGCCTGACTGCGCCAAGATCAGCGCCAAAGGCGAAAACACCCTCGTCGAAGTAGGCCCCATCTTCAAACGCGACCCCAAAACCCGCTCCCACAAGCTAGAACACACCGCCCCGAAAGCGGAGTAG
- a CDS encoding type I phosphomannose isomerase catalytic subunit: MKKPITFSPHYMERVWGGRSLESTYARKLPKADTPYGESWEISDRPEAQSVVDHGHYAGKSLHDLWRDYRGEIFGEDIEGERFPLLIKILDARSDLSIQVHPPAQIAPAMGGEPKTEMWYIADADPNAKIYVGLKKGVTKESFEQALKEGRCEETVHAIHPKTGESIHIPSGRLHAIGSGLLIYEIQQNSDTTYRVYDWNRLGLDGKPRDLHIEESLECIDFEDFEPTMDTPQGHTLAKCPYYHVEKLALSESASVGNPDPLRFSIITIVSGKLMDSEGRAFTPGSFLLMPKGATPLTATKDTTILQTTIPD; encoded by the coding sequence ATGAAAAAACCAATTACCTTTAGCCCTCACTACATGGAAAGAGTCTGGGGCGGGCGCTCACTCGAGAGCACCTACGCCCGCAAGCTCCCCAAGGCAGATACACCCTACGGTGAGTCCTGGGAAATCTCCGACCGCCCGGAGGCGCAGTCCGTCGTGGACCACGGCCACTACGCAGGCAAATCCCTCCACGACCTCTGGCGCGACTACCGTGGCGAAATCTTCGGCGAAGACATTGAGGGCGAGCGCTTCCCGCTCCTCATCAAGATCCTCGACGCCCGCAGCGACCTCTCCATCCAGGTCCACCCACCGGCACAGATCGCCCCCGCCATGGGCGGCGAGCCAAAGACCGAGATGTGGTACATTGCCGATGCCGACCCGAACGCCAAGATCTACGTCGGCCTCAAAAAAGGCGTTACCAAGGAAAGCTTCGAGCAGGCACTCAAGGAAGGCAGATGCGAAGAAACCGTCCACGCCATCCACCCCAAGACCGGTGAATCCATCCACATTCCCTCCGGCCGCCTCCACGCCATCGGCTCCGGCCTCCTCATCTACGAGATCCAGCAGAACTCAGACACCACCTACCGCGTCTACGACTGGAACCGCCTCGGCCTGGACGGCAAACCGCGTGACCTTCACATCGAAGAATCCCTCGAGTGCATCGACTTCGAAGACTTCGAACCCACCATGGACACCCCGCAGGGCCACACCCTCGCCAAGTGTCCCTACTACCACGTCGAGAAACTCGCCCTCAGCGAAAGCGCCTCCGTCGGCAACCCCGACCCACTACGCTTCTCCATCATCACCATCGTCTCCGGCAAGCTCATGGACTCCGAAGGCCGCGCCTTCACCCCCGGCTCCTTCCTCCTCATGCCCAAAGGCGCCACTCCTCTAACAGCTACCAAAGACACCACCATCCTCCAGACCACGATTCCCGATTAA
- the lgt gene encoding prolipoprotein diacylglyceryl transferase: protein MLATYIHDLDPVIFSITDSIKLRWYGLAYLLAFVVGYYLLKWLGNKKLWVLPGNQAGDFIAYAAFFGVFLGGRIGNVLIYQRAELMEDPSMIFRVWEGGMASHGGILGLMIFTLVYSRMKKVSWTGLGDALCVVAPLGLMFGRIANFINGELYGRIDRGFAWAMKFPETMWEPGAPESERVSQAMLAAVDADPRGTYAKFYNEMGQGIGPETGALNREALLQGIRESDKVKEAVGQYLEPRYPSQLFQAALEGLALFLILFAVRMKFPKLAHGVLTGLFFIFYAIFRISMENFREPEIVNRSYFGIEITEGQFWSIFMIFIGLAFLVKAKISVGKKSIFNHGGL from the coding sequence GTGTTAGCGACTTATATTCACGATCTGGATCCGGTGATTTTCAGCATTACGGATAGCATCAAGCTGCGTTGGTACGGACTGGCGTACTTGCTGGCCTTTGTCGTGGGGTATTACCTGCTGAAGTGGCTGGGGAATAAGAAACTGTGGGTTCTCCCGGGGAATCAGGCTGGGGATTTCATCGCTTACGCAGCCTTTTTTGGTGTCTTTCTCGGAGGTAGAATCGGGAATGTACTGATCTACCAGAGGGCTGAATTAATGGAGGATCCATCGATGATTTTCCGCGTCTGGGAAGGCGGGATGGCAAGTCACGGGGGGATTCTGGGGTTGATGATTTTTACCCTCGTGTATTCGAGGATGAAGAAGGTGTCTTGGACTGGTCTGGGGGATGCTCTCTGCGTGGTGGCTCCCTTGGGCTTGATGTTTGGGCGGATCGCTAACTTTATCAATGGCGAGCTCTATGGGCGTATTGACCGTGGTTTTGCCTGGGCCATGAAGTTTCCTGAAACGATGTGGGAGCCTGGGGCTCCTGAGTCTGAGCGTGTGAGTCAGGCGATGCTTGCCGCAGTGGATGCTGACCCTCGTGGCACTTATGCCAAGTTCTATAATGAGATGGGACAGGGTATAGGGCCTGAGACCGGCGCTCTGAACCGCGAAGCTTTGCTGCAGGGAATCAGGGAGAGCGATAAGGTGAAGGAGGCCGTGGGGCAATACCTCGAGCCGCGTTATCCGTCCCAGTTGTTCCAGGCGGCTCTTGAGGGGCTTGCGCTATTTCTGATTCTCTTCGCTGTACGGATGAAGTTCCCCAAGCTGGCGCACGGGGTGCTCACAGGCTTGTTCTTCATTTTCTACGCGATCTTCCGCATTTCTATGGAGAATTTCCGCGAACCGGAAATTGTGAACCGTTCCTACTTCGGGATTGAAATCACCGAGGGTCAGTTCTGGTCCATCTTCATGATCTTCATCGGTCTGGCATTCCTGGTCAAAGCCAAGATCAGCGTGGGCAAGAAGAGTATCTTCAATCACGGTGGTTTGTAG
- a CDS encoding Imm50 family immunity protein yields the protein MPETPPLKNVHQVTEAFGYFPVFHDAEVISLSCHRGAPDTGSPSIDFTLHAWEMTSELTESGHYQLGKHHLITFRFHGVDHVKLDHWNYQNVLFELIIREIEEPSDHALLTVDFSSSFGLEGGFRAISGEIISVTPCDEDGVALK from the coding sequence ATGCCTGAAACTCCTCCCTTAAAAAACGTCCATCAAGTCACCGAGGCGTTCGGTTACTTTCCGGTGTTTCATGATGCGGAGGTCATCAGCCTGTCATGCCACCGAGGCGCACCAGATACGGGAAGCCCGTCGATTGACTTCACCCTCCATGCTTGGGAAATGACTTCAGAGCTTACCGAGTCAGGCCACTATCAACTCGGTAAACACCACCTGATTACATTTCGCTTCCATGGAGTAGACCATGTAAAGCTAGATCATTGGAATTATCAAAACGTCCTCTTCGAGCTCATCATCCGTGAAATCGAAGAACCTAGCGACCACGCCTTGCTAACCGTTGATTTTTCATCCTCGTTCGGCTTGGAAGGCGGCTTCCGTGCCATAAGCGGAGAAATCATCTCTGTCACCCCGTGTGATGAAGACGGAGTAGCACTCAAATAG
- a CDS encoding family 16 glycoside hydrolase: protein MKSTKLIFALALLSSHAFADEIPLFDGKSLKGWKGDTTYWKVEDGAITAESTPEHPCSKTTYLRYTGKQFSDFELTLSFRFLSKQGNSGIQYRSQASKDSFAIKGYQADLETGTNYSGILYDQDGRGIVAKRGQKMRISPDGKKQTEPLPSGELAQKSIKPGEWNSYKIVADGNKLMHFINGHKTVEVIDEDKKHKDAKGWIALQLHQGPAMKVQFKDLMMLELDHDKNDKPETITTLPGFQTEKLYTVPKEQGSWVSMTFDDAGNLYACDQHGALYRILLENGKVVKVEQLESPGMAQGLCWANGSLYMGVSMKNPGVYRLTDTNKDGKFDQQELLIKLKSGGEHGLHAIVQSPTGELYYSAGNHTPLPAGATSPSNGNWQEDHLLTRLLDPRGHATQIKAPGGHIVRFGADGSNPEIIATGFRNAYDIAFSPQGELFAYDSDMEWDAGTPWYRPTRVMHVTKGAEYGWRTGTSKWPAYFADSLPAMIDIGPGSPTGVLFGTQADFPQKYRDALFILDWTFGRIYALHLSPQGSSYTATKEEFISGKPLPLTDATIGPDGAIYFLTGGRRLASSLYRVSYKGKLSESPSTLERPPLAGLTDTLTKSPNLDTVWKHLDHPDRRVSYHARLALEGIPLKDWIDQYRSETNPYKVIHASIALARLGKNGETLLEKLNTLPFDELDRENKLAYLRALSLAYIRNQLPVDSPASIKTRILLEKSFPTDDFASNVELARQLIKLRSTDALNKTLTLMETSVNEAQDIDQNLIKGNDRYGKDFEKMLANQPNAKGIQFALILMSAEQGWNPATTTRYFQWLYEAELRDGGASYKGFIKNIQKEALKRFSPELQQSIAKLPRPKAKKEPVYVAKGPGQAWTVQTALAASQDLSKASYENGRKMFHATLCIRCHTHGNAGGDSGPNLTNLSTRFSKKDILKAIVDPSAEVSEQYHFQQINLKDGTSLFGKVLSRDDKQTVIATTAFDLQQTTTIDSSKIQSVAPSTTSPMPPALIYSLNPDELRDLMKFLTTGKE from the coding sequence ATGAAATCGACCAAGCTCATCTTCGCCCTTGCTCTGCTCTCCTCTCATGCCTTTGCCGATGAGATCCCGCTCTTCGACGGCAAATCCCTCAAAGGGTGGAAAGGAGATACCACTTACTGGAAAGTAGAGGACGGCGCCATCACTGCCGAGTCTACCCCAGAGCACCCCTGTAGCAAAACCACCTACCTGCGCTACACAGGCAAACAATTTTCAGACTTCGAGCTCACTCTCTCCTTCCGCTTCCTGAGCAAGCAAGGCAACTCCGGCATCCAATACCGCAGCCAGGCTAGCAAGGACAGTTTCGCCATCAAAGGCTATCAGGCCGACCTAGAGACCGGCACCAACTACAGCGGCATCCTCTACGATCAGGACGGACGCGGCATCGTCGCCAAACGTGGCCAGAAGATGCGCATTTCGCCCGATGGTAAGAAACAGACCGAGCCCCTACCCTCTGGCGAACTGGCCCAGAAATCCATCAAGCCCGGCGAGTGGAACAGCTACAAGATCGTAGCCGATGGGAATAAACTCATGCATTTCATCAATGGCCACAAGACCGTGGAAGTCATCGATGAGGACAAGAAGCACAAGGACGCCAAGGGCTGGATCGCCCTGCAGCTCCATCAAGGCCCGGCCATGAAAGTCCAGTTCAAGGACCTCATGATGCTGGAGCTTGACCACGACAAGAACGACAAGCCGGAGACTATCACCACCCTGCCCGGATTCCAGACAGAGAAACTCTACACCGTTCCGAAGGAGCAAGGCTCCTGGGTCTCCATGACTTTCGATGACGCTGGTAACCTTTATGCCTGCGACCAACACGGCGCACTCTACAGGATTTTGTTAGAAAATGGTAAGGTTGTCAAAGTCGAGCAACTTGAATCCCCCGGCATGGCCCAGGGACTCTGCTGGGCCAATGGCTCCCTCTACATGGGCGTCTCCATGAAGAACCCCGGCGTCTACCGTCTTACCGATACTAACAAGGACGGCAAGTTCGACCAACAGGAGCTCCTCATCAAGCTCAAGTCCGGCGGCGAACACGGCCTGCACGCCATCGTCCAGTCACCTACTGGAGAACTTTACTACAGCGCGGGCAACCACACGCCACTCCCCGCTGGCGCCACCTCACCCAGCAATGGAAACTGGCAGGAAGACCACCTTCTCACTCGACTGTTAGACCCACGCGGCCACGCCACCCAGATCAAGGCACCAGGCGGCCACATCGTCCGATTCGGCGCTGATGGCTCAAACCCGGAAATCATCGCCACCGGATTCAGAAACGCCTACGACATCGCCTTCTCACCACAAGGTGAACTCTTCGCCTACGACTCTGACATGGAGTGGGATGCCGGCACGCCCTGGTACCGCCCCACCCGCGTCATGCACGTCACCAAGGGTGCTGAATACGGCTGGCGCACCGGCACCTCCAAGTGGCCGGCATACTTTGCCGACAGCCTCCCCGCGATGATCGACATCGGCCCCGGCAGCCCGACAGGTGTCCTCTTCGGCACCCAGGCTGACTTCCCGCAAAAGTACCGCGATGCCCTCTTCATTCTCGACTGGACCTTCGGCCGTATCTACGCCCTCCACCTCAGCCCGCAAGGCTCCAGCTACACCGCCACCAAGGAAGAATTCATCTCCGGCAAACCACTCCCCCTCACCGATGCCACCATCGGCCCGGATGGCGCCATATATTTTCTCACGGGTGGTCGCAGACTCGCCTCCAGCCTCTACCGCGTCAGCTACAAAGGTAAACTCTCTGAATCACCCAGCACACTCGAGCGCCCACCTCTGGCAGGCCTGACCGATACCCTCACCAAGTCTCCGAACCTCGACACTGTCTGGAAACACCTCGATCATCCCGACAGACGAGTCAGCTACCACGCCCGCCTCGCCCTCGAAGGTATTCCACTCAAGGACTGGATAGACCAATACAGAAGCGAAACCAATCCCTACAAAGTTATCCACGCCTCCATCGCTCTTGCCAGACTGGGCAAGAACGGAGAAACCTTGTTAGAAAAACTCAATACACTTCCCTTCGACGAGCTAGACCGTGAGAACAAGCTCGCTTACCTCAGAGCTCTTTCCCTCGCCTACATCCGCAACCAGCTCCCTGTCGACTCCCCTGCATCGATCAAGACAAGAATCTTGTTAGAAAAATCCTTTCCCACGGATGACTTCGCCAGCAACGTCGAACTCGCCCGCCAGCTCATCAAACTGCGCTCCACTGATGCCCTCAACAAAACCCTCACCCTGATGGAGACCTCGGTCAATGAAGCGCAGGACATCGACCAGAACCTCATCAAAGGAAACGACCGCTACGGCAAGGACTTTGAGAAGATGCTCGCCAACCAGCCCAACGCCAAAGGCATCCAGTTCGCCCTCATCCTGATGAGTGCCGAGCAGGGCTGGAACCCAGCCACCACCACCCGCTATTTCCAGTGGCTCTATGAAGCCGAACTGCGCGACGGCGGCGCAAGCTACAAAGGCTTCATCAAGAACATCCAGAAAGAAGCCCTCAAGCGCTTCAGCCCTGAGCTTCAACAAAGCATCGCCAAGCTCCCCAGGCCCAAGGCCAAAAAGGAACCCGTTTACGTGGCCAAAGGCCCCGGCCAGGCCTGGACCGTACAGACAGCCCTTGCCGCCAGCCAGGACCTCAGCAAAGCCAGCTATGAGAATGGCCGCAAGATGTTCCACGCCACCCTCTGCATCCGCTGCCACACCCACGGCAATGCCGGTGGAGACTCCGGCCCCAACCTCACCAATCTCTCCACCCGCTTTAGCAAGAAAGACATCCTCAAGGCCATTGTCGACCCCTCCGCGGAAGTCTCTGAGCAATACCACTTCCAGCAGATCAACCTCAAGGACGGCACCAGCCTCTTCGGCAAAGTCCTCTCCCGGGACGACAAACAAACCGTCATCGCCACCACCGCCTTCGACCTCCAGCAGACAACCACCATCGATTCCAGCAAGATCCAATCCGTAGCCCCATCCACCACCTCCCCCATGCCTCCAGCCCTCATCTATTCATTGAATCCCGATGAATTGCGCGACCTGATGAAATTCCTGACTACCGGCAAAGAGTGA